A window of Rhodopirellula halodulae contains these coding sequences:
- a CDS encoding 2-oxo acid dehydrogenase subunit E2 has translation MTEVKLPELGDGIESGDVSEIFVSVGDVITEGQDIVEMETDKATVPVPSDVGGKVTKISVSEGDTVPIGGVLIEVEAAAGAASTPEPAAAPEPEAKPEPTPEPSAPAPTPEPVAEKPATPAPAPPAPPVAQPVATPPSTPAVAETPAVPEAGGSIPAGPAIRRFARETGVNLSSVTGTGPGGRITRDDVLAVVRSASQKASAPAAKPASSAPAAAPRAKVVSGDLPGTPDNDDYGPIRVERMSKIRKTISAQMHLSWSTVPRVTNFDDADITDLERLRQSSKEDYAAQGLKLTTMPFLVKAVATALRHHPSMNAVIDSENQQVIYKDYVNVGIAVDTDNGLVVPVLHNTDQQGIPDIARGVAEMAGKVRSGNFAVSDLRGGTFTISNLGAIGGQYSTPIVNVPEVAILLVGRSRKMAVVMPDDSIQPRLMMPLSLSYDHRLVDGGTAARFLNDVIGYLQAPSRLLLAL, from the coding sequence ATGACTGAAGTCAAACTCCCTGAACTCGGCGACGGCATCGAATCCGGCGACGTCTCTGAAATTTTCGTTTCTGTCGGCGACGTGATCACCGAAGGCCAGGACATCGTGGAAATGGAAACGGACAAAGCGACCGTTCCCGTTCCCAGCGACGTGGGCGGCAAAGTCACCAAAATTTCGGTCAGCGAAGGCGACACGGTGCCGATCGGTGGTGTGTTGATCGAGGTGGAAGCCGCTGCAGGAGCCGCTTCGACACCCGAACCCGCTGCTGCCCCAGAACCGGAAGCCAAACCCGAACCAACGCCCGAGCCCTCCGCCCCGGCGCCCACGCCCGAACCCGTTGCAGAAAAGCCTGCCACTCCCGCGCCGGCTCCTCCCGCACCGCCTGTGGCGCAACCCGTCGCGACACCACCGTCAACTCCCGCCGTCGCGGAAACTCCGGCCGTTCCAGAAGCCGGCGGATCGATTCCCGCTGGTCCCGCCATTCGTCGTTTCGCTCGCGAAACCGGTGTGAATCTTAGCAGCGTCACAGGCACCGGACCTGGTGGTCGAATCACTCGCGACGATGTTCTTGCTGTCGTTCGGTCGGCCAGCCAAAAGGCTTCGGCACCTGCTGCCAAACCCGCCTCGTCCGCTCCCGCCGCAGCACCACGAGCGAAAGTGGTCTCCGGCGATTTGCCCGGCACACCTGACAACGACGACTACGGCCCGATCCGTGTCGAACGCATGAGCAAGATCCGGAAAACGATCTCCGCTCAAATGCACCTGTCTTGGTCCACCGTTCCTCGCGTGACCAACTTTGACGATGCCGACATCACGGACCTGGAGCGTCTTCGTCAAAGCAGCAAAGAAGACTACGCTGCGCAAGGGTTGAAGCTGACCACGATGCCATTTTTGGTCAAAGCCGTCGCGACCGCATTGCGTCATCACCCCTCGATGAACGCGGTGATTGATTCGGAAAATCAGCAGGTCATCTACAAGGACTACGTCAACGTTGGCATCGCGGTCGACACCGACAACGGTTTGGTTGTCCCGGTGTTGCACAACACGGATCAACAAGGCATTCCAGACATCGCTCGCGGTGTGGCGGAGATGGCCGGCAAGGTTCGCAGTGGCAACTTCGCCGTCAGCGATCTGCGTGGCGGTACCTTCACGATCAGCAACTTGGGAGCGATTGGTGGCCAGTACAGCACGCCCATCGTGAACGTTCCCGAAGTCGCCATTTTGTTGGTCGGACGTTCGCGAAAGATGGCTGTCGTGATGCCCGACGATTCCATTCAACCTCGTTTGATGATGCCACTGAGCCTGTCTTACGATCACCGTTTGGTCGATGGTGGAACGGCCGCTCGCTTCCTCAACGATGTGATTGGTTACCTGCAGGCACCCAGCCGACTGTTGCTGGCCCTGTAA
- the aceE gene encoding pyruvate dehydrogenase (acetyl-transferring), homodimeric type — translation MSESKSVAQAEISQNLGELNHSPDVDIDAAETQEWISSLEYVLQSKGPERVKFLIDQLRDRAAEEGVPLSSDTATPYVNTIPPHEQPAYPGNRELERRIKSIIRWNAMAMVVRANKRPGGVGGHISTFASSATLYEVAFNHFFKGRGEDGYSGDSVYFQGHASPGMYSRAYLEGRLSDENLDNFRRELAPGGGLSSYPHPWLMPGFWEYPTVSMGLGPIMAIYQARFNEYLNDRGIKDTKGQKVWAFLGDGECDEPETLGAIGLASREKLDNLIFVINCNLQRLDGPVRGNGKIIQELESIFHGAGWNVIKVVWGGEWDELLARDTTGLLAKRMNEVVDGQYQKYTSMPGSYIREHFFGKYPELLELVKHLSDEKLEKIRRGGHDPEKVYAAYHRATTLNNGKPTVILAKTVKGYGLGEAGEGRNVAHNQKKMNEAELLEFRTRFGIPISDEKVGDAPFYKPPASSTEIKYLKERRESLGGPVPSRPTEHPTLEVPTREDFGKLIAKLEDKSCSTTFAVVQTLIAMCRDKKIGKYVVPIVPDESRTFGMEGMFRQFGIYAHAGQLYEPADSGQIAYYKEAQNGQILEEGITECGSISSFNAAGTAYSCHGINMIPFYIYYSMFGFQRIGDSIWAAADMRAKGFLVGGTAGRTTLNGEGLQHQDGHSLLNAIAFPTVRAYDPAFGYEVAVIVQEGLERMYEKGEECMYYITAENEEYHHPTMPEGCEDGIIKGMYKFKSRDVDGAKARVQLFGSGAILNCALKAQEILAEKYNVASDVWSVTSYTLLRRDAHSVERWNRLHPTETPRKSYLEETLEGVEGPFISASDYVRALGEQLTPWIPGDYYVLGTDGMGRSETRDALRRHFEVDAESITIAALGRLAKAGVFEAADVAQAIKDLDYDPEKTDPYFA, via the coding sequence ATGTCCGAATCAAAATCCGTCGCTCAAGCCGAAATTTCCCAGAACCTCGGCGAATTGAATCACTCGCCGGACGTCGACATTGACGCGGCTGAAACACAGGAGTGGATTTCCTCTCTGGAGTATGTCCTGCAAAGCAAAGGCCCCGAACGGGTCAAATTTCTGATCGACCAACTCCGCGACCGAGCCGCGGAAGAAGGCGTGCCACTTTCCTCCGACACGGCCACGCCCTACGTCAACACAATCCCGCCTCATGAGCAGCCCGCCTACCCGGGCAACCGAGAGCTGGAACGCCGCATCAAATCGATCATTCGCTGGAACGCGATGGCGATGGTGGTTCGAGCCAACAAACGTCCCGGTGGCGTCGGCGGTCACATCAGCACCTTCGCCAGTTCCGCGACACTCTACGAAGTCGCCTTCAATCACTTCTTCAAAGGCCGCGGCGAAGACGGCTACTCGGGCGACTCGGTTTACTTCCAAGGCCACGCCTCACCCGGCATGTATTCACGGGCTTATTTGGAAGGCCGACTCAGCGACGAAAACCTGGACAACTTCCGCCGCGAATTGGCACCGGGCGGTGGACTATCGAGCTACCCACACCCATGGTTGATGCCCGGTTTCTGGGAATACCCCACGGTCTCGATGGGCCTCGGCCCCATCATGGCGATCTATCAAGCTCGCTTCAACGAGTACCTGAACGATCGCGGTATCAAAGACACCAAGGGCCAAAAGGTTTGGGCGTTCCTGGGTGACGGTGAATGCGACGAACCGGAAACGTTGGGCGCCATCGGACTGGCTTCACGCGAGAAGCTGGACAACCTGATTTTCGTGATCAACTGCAACCTGCAACGTTTGGACGGCCCCGTCCGCGGCAACGGCAAGATCATTCAAGAATTGGAATCGATCTTCCACGGAGCCGGATGGAACGTCATCAAAGTTGTCTGGGGTGGCGAATGGGACGAGTTGCTTGCACGTGACACCACGGGCTTGCTCGCCAAACGCATGAACGAAGTCGTCGATGGTCAGTACCAAAAGTACACCTCGATGCCCGGCAGCTACATCCGCGAGCACTTCTTCGGCAAGTACCCCGAATTGCTCGAACTGGTCAAACACCTGTCAGACGAGAAACTGGAAAAGATCCGTCGCGGTGGTCACGACCCAGAAAAGGTTTACGCGGCGTATCACCGTGCGACCACGCTGAACAACGGCAAGCCAACCGTGATCTTGGCCAAGACCGTCAAAGGCTACGGTTTGGGCGAAGCCGGAGAAGGCCGCAACGTGGCTCACAACCAAAAGAAGATGAACGAAGCCGAGCTGCTGGAATTCCGAACTCGATTCGGCATTCCAATCAGCGACGAAAAAGTCGGCGACGCTCCGTTTTACAAGCCACCGGCCAGTAGCACCGAGATCAAGTATCTCAAAGAACGTCGCGAATCGCTGGGAGGCCCCGTGCCAAGCCGTCCGACCGAGCATCCGACTTTGGAAGTCCCCACGCGGGAAGACTTCGGCAAGCTGATTGCCAAGTTGGAAGATAAGAGTTGCAGCACCACGTTCGCGGTCGTGCAGACTTTGATCGCGATGTGTCGCGACAAGAAAATTGGCAAGTACGTTGTGCCAATCGTGCCGGATGAATCTCGCACGTTTGGGATGGAAGGCATGTTCCGTCAATTCGGCATCTACGCTCACGCGGGTCAGCTGTACGAACCCGCCGACAGCGGCCAAATCGCCTACTACAAGGAAGCCCAAAACGGCCAAATCTTGGAAGAGGGCATCACCGAGTGCGGTTCGATCTCCAGCTTCAATGCGGCGGGAACGGCTTATAGCTGCCACGGGATCAACATGATTCCGTTTTACATCTACTACAGCATGTTTGGTTTCCAACGGATCGGCGATTCGATCTGGGCGGCCGCTGACATGCGAGCCAAAGGTTTCCTCGTCGGTGGTACCGCCGGTCGTACGACGCTCAACGGTGAGGGTCTGCAACACCAAGACGGTCACAGTTTGCTCAACGCCATCGCTTTCCCAACGGTTCGTGCCTACGACCCCGCCTTCGGTTACGAAGTCGCCGTCATCGTCCAAGAAGGCTTGGAACGAATGTACGAGAAGGGCGAAGAGTGCATGTACTACATCACCGCCGAGAACGAAGAGTACCATCACCCAACGATGCCCGAAGGTTGCGAAGACGGCATCATCAAGGGGATGTACAAGTTCAAGAGCCGCGACGTGGACGGAGCCAAAGCTCGCGTTCAATTGTTCGGCAGCGGTGCCATCCTGAACTGTGCACTGAAAGCACAAGAGATCTTGGCCGAGAAGTACAACGTGGCCAGCGATGTGTGGTCGGTGACCAGCTACACGCTGCTTCGCCGTGACGCTCACTCGGTGGAACGTTGGAATCGCTTGCATCCAACCGAGACGCCTCGCAAGAGCTACCTCGAAGAAACGCTGGAAGGCGTCGAAGGTCCGTTCATCTCCGCAAGCGATTACGTGCGGGCTCTTGGCGAACAACTCACGCCATGGATCCCCGGCGACTACTACGTGTTGGGAACCGACGGCATGGGACGCAGCGAAACTCGCGACGCCCTGCGTCGCCACTTCGAAGTCGACGCCGAGTCCATCACGATCGCCGCTCTGGGACGCTTGGCCAAAGCCGGTGTGTTCGAGGCCGCTGATGTGGCTCAAGCGATCAAAGACCTGGATTACGATCCTGAGAAAACCGATCCTTATTTCGCATAA
- a CDS encoding dCTP deaminase: protein MILSGQDIQKRLGQDIVIDPFDASRLSPNSYNLTLHDELLVYEEVVLDAASPNRYRRLHIPDEGLTLQPGTLYLGRTVEHTETHGLVPIIQGRSSLGRLGLFLNPGGSLGHAGYRGTWTLEMHCVQPVRIYPHIQICQITYWQVSGDGPGNASEKYQNSHDIQPSLMHRELGFDDRDTQLELGFDEAIQSHP from the coding sequence ATGATTCTCTCCGGTCAAGACATTCAAAAGCGTCTGGGTCAGGACATCGTGATCGATCCATTCGATGCCTCGCGATTATCGCCCAACAGCTACAACCTGACGCTGCACGACGAGTTGCTGGTCTACGAAGAAGTCGTCTTGGACGCGGCCTCGCCCAATCGGTACCGACGACTCCACATTCCGGACGAGGGACTGACGCTGCAACCCGGCACGCTGTATCTGGGTCGGACCGTCGAACACACCGAGACTCACGGGTTGGTGCCGATCATTCAGGGCAGGTCGTCGTTGGGACGCTTGGGACTGTTTCTGAATCCGGGCGGCAGTCTGGGCCACGCGGGTTATCGCGGCACGTGGACTCTGGAGATGCACTGCGTTCAACCCGTCCGCATCTATCCGCATATTCAGATCTGCCAAATCACTTACTGGCAGGTCAGCGGAGATGGGCCGGGGAATGCGAGCGAGAAGTACCAGAACAGCCACGACATTCAACCAAGTCTGATGCACCGCGAGCTGGGTTTTGATGACCGCGACACGCAGCTCGAATTGGGTTTTGATGAAGCCATTCAGAGCCATCCATGA
- a CDS encoding Bax inhibitor-1/YccA family protein — translation MSNINPYSAGVDGVNYGNAAIYADESERIGFIRRTYAHLCGAVFAFLALEVVLFTVVPADTMTMLVQRMTGGYAWLLVLGAFMAVSWMARSWASSGQSRGMQYAGLGLYVIAEAVIMLPLMYIAVVLMGQPQIPVLAGIITTLTFAGLTGFVMFTRVDLASWGTYLFVAGLVAMGAVFCGVLFGFSLGLFFSAAMVALACGYILYDTSNVLHHYDTRQHVAASLALFASVALLFYYVLRILIAFSSDD, via the coding sequence ATGAGCAACATCAACCCTTACTCCGCCGGCGTCGACGGTGTGAACTATGGCAACGCGGCGATCTATGCCGATGAATCCGAACGCATCGGATTCATTCGCCGAACCTACGCTCACCTGTGCGGAGCCGTTTTCGCGTTTTTGGCGTTGGAAGTCGTGCTGTTCACCGTGGTCCCCGCCGACACGATGACCATGTTGGTCCAGCGAATGACCGGTGGCTACGCTTGGTTGTTGGTGCTGGGTGCCTTCATGGCCGTCAGTTGGATGGCTCGGTCTTGGGCCAGCAGCGGTCAATCTCGTGGGATGCAATACGCGGGATTGGGGCTGTATGTGATCGCCGAAGCCGTGATCATGTTGCCGTTGATGTACATCGCTGTGGTCCTGATGGGCCAGCCTCAAATTCCCGTGTTGGCAGGCATCATCACCACGCTGACGTTCGCTGGACTGACGGGATTTGTGATGTTCACGCGAGTCGACTTGGCATCGTGGGGAACGTATCTGTTTGTCGCCGGTTTGGTTGCGATGGGCGCTGTGTTCTGCGGCGTCTTGTTCGGCTTTTCGCTGGGGCTTTTCTTCAGTGCCGCCATGGTGGCCTTGGCATGCGGCTACATCTTGTATGACACGTCGAACGTGCTTCATCACTATGACACTCGCCAACACGTTGCCGCATCGCTCGCGTTGTTCGCATCCGTTGCTTTGCTGTTCTACTACGTGCTGCGAATCCTGATTGCCTTCTCCAGCGACGACTGA
- a CDS encoding LON peptidase substrate-binding domain-containing protein, whose product MSFDSITGVTSLPDDFDGLVRLFPLPGLVLFPHAMQPLHVFEPRYVDMLREALATDQLVTMATLTTPQGSVAEDDAVPSKLPLNMLPPIASTVCIGKIISHAELDDDRHNILLVGIRRATVRHEIETGRPFRSARVDLIDDFYLPAATKKRSDLKKRLLEAFGKIIPASEGTQKSLHDLMAGQMGVGPITDIIAYTLPFAPDEKIRLLGMSDVDERAETLIRMIQRGGLDLQSVSVEEGNLDLADALQPRKEFPPPFSAN is encoded by the coding sequence ATGAGTTTCGATTCGATCACGGGTGTGACCAGCCTGCCGGATGATTTCGATGGGCTGGTCCGGTTGTTTCCATTGCCGGGACTCGTTCTGTTTCCCCATGCGATGCAACCATTGCACGTGTTCGAACCTCGCTACGTGGACATGTTGCGAGAAGCTCTGGCAACGGACCAATTGGTCACGATGGCGACGCTGACCACGCCGCAAGGAAGCGTTGCGGAAGATGATGCTGTGCCATCGAAGTTGCCGCTGAACATGCTGCCGCCGATCGCGTCGACGGTTTGCATCGGCAAGATCATCTCGCACGCGGAACTGGACGATGACCGTCACAACATTTTGTTGGTCGGAATCCGCCGCGCCACCGTCCGCCACGAGATCGAAACCGGGCGGCCGTTTCGATCCGCTCGTGTGGATTTGATCGATGACTTCTATCTTCCCGCGGCGACGAAGAAACGCAGCGATTTGAAGAAGCGATTGCTGGAGGCCTTCGGCAAGATCATCCCGGCGAGCGAAGGCACTCAGAAAAGCTTGCATGATCTGATGGCCGGTCAAATGGGCGTTGGTCCAATCACCGACATCATCGCTTACACATTGCCATTCGCCCCCGATGAAAAGATCCGGTTGCTGGGGATGTCCGATGTGGACGAGCGTGCGGAGACGCTGATTCGAATGATCCAGCGAGGTGGTTTGGATCTGCAATCGGTCAGCGTGGAAGAAGGCAATCTCGACTTGGCCGATGCATTGCAACCTCGCAAAGAGTTCCCGCCTCCGTTCAGTGCAAACTGA
- a CDS encoding MGMT family protein, with the protein MARSSQSPGKTKRSSTEWTRREEETDPMRIAFVRVIESLKSGEVVSYGDVAERAGYPRRHRAVGQLLGASVDALPWWRVVYNDGRLPPVNPSLQEARLVEEGVTLVRLKVTRSPRGRFAS; encoded by the coding sequence ATGGCTCGCTCTAGTCAATCACCGGGAAAAACGAAGCGTTCTTCCACTGAATGGACGCGTCGCGAAGAAGAAACCGATCCCATGCGGATCGCGTTCGTTCGCGTGATTGAGTCACTCAAAAGTGGCGAGGTCGTCAGCTACGGTGACGTGGCGGAACGAGCCGGTTACCCACGTCGCCATCGTGCGGTCGGGCAACTGCTGGGGGCCAGCGTCGATGCGCTGCCGTGGTGGCGTGTCGTCTACAACGATGGTCGCTTGCCACCGGTCAATCCGTCTTTACAAGAAGCAAGACTTGTTGAGGAAGGTGTGACGTTGGTCCGGCTGAAAGTCACGCGGTCGCCGCGGGGCCGTTTTGCAAGCTAA
- a CDS encoding DUF1570 domain-containing protein gives MLGGINGSVPCPCCYSPLISMMPMQPFHTVISSRRSTHRSVFAIAICLLTGIGFVLSGNTALAEPVAPVNPDPNGHLVSTRSAIPSIRPGLVEFRIGNKWQTGLHLIESRTESLVIGRDGWLHTIERAEKSNSLRTAEGSFEPTSHVELRNRLRAEFGREFDVIATHNFLVVQPRGRGDRWPKMFEQCHRSFVDYMVRRGVKVREGRFPMVAVVLPDARAMYDEIERLGIDVSRVAGLYANKCNRVMTHDGGAISTIAATVRHEAAHQSAFNCGVHSRVNDTPSWVTEGIGQMFEPEAMSSGRSGTRLAERVNLESVRQLRDTIDMNDPAEVHKWVSRMIRSDDLFQNPSTIHTAYALAWSMMFYLAERDSEAFADILNFTATRPPFETYRSGQRMIDFERVVSSDVREFSNRLTRFVAQLPSK, from the coding sequence GTGTTGGGGGGCATCAACGGTTCGGTTCCGTGTCCTTGTTGCTATTCGCCGTTGATCTCCATGATGCCGATGCAGCCATTCCACACCGTTATCTCGTCTCGCCGAAGCACGCATCGCTCCGTTTTCGCGATTGCGATCTGTCTGCTCACGGGCATCGGCTTCGTCCTCAGCGGCAACACCGCACTGGCGGAACCCGTTGCCCCGGTCAATCCCGATCCAAACGGTCATTTGGTTTCGACGCGATCGGCGATCCCATCCATTCGGCCGGGGTTGGTGGAGTTTCGGATTGGAAATAAATGGCAAACCGGATTGCACCTCATCGAATCACGGACAGAATCGTTGGTGATTGGCCGAGACGGATGGCTGCACACCATCGAACGCGCGGAGAAGAGCAACTCGTTGAGAACGGCCGAAGGTTCCTTCGAACCCACCTCGCACGTCGAGCTTCGCAATCGCTTGCGAGCCGAGTTTGGTCGTGAATTTGATGTGATTGCAACGCACAACTTTTTGGTGGTCCAGCCGCGTGGCCGCGGCGATCGTTGGCCGAAAATGTTCGAACAATGCCACCGATCCTTTGTGGATTACATGGTTCGCCGAGGGGTCAAGGTTCGCGAAGGGCGATTCCCGATGGTGGCCGTCGTGTTGCCGGATGCGCGAGCCATGTACGACGAGATCGAACGTTTGGGAATTGATGTTTCCCGAGTGGCTGGTTTGTACGCGAATAAATGCAATCGAGTGATGACGCACGATGGCGGAGCGATCAGCACGATTGCGGCGACGGTTCGTCACGAGGCCGCACACCAATCCGCGTTCAACTGCGGGGTGCATAGCCGAGTCAATGACACGCCGAGCTGGGTCACCGAAGGCATCGGCCAAATGTTCGAACCCGAAGCCATGAGTTCCGGGCGTTCAGGCACACGATTGGCCGAACGGGTCAATCTCGAAAGCGTGCGGCAACTTCGAGATACCATCGACATGAACGATCCAGCGGAAGTTCACAAGTGGGTTTCGCGAATGATCCGCAGCGATGATCTGTTTCAAAATCCGTCCACGATTCACACCGCTTACGCTTTGGCGTGGTCGATGATGTTTTACTTAGCGGAACGCGACTCTGAGGCGTTTGCTGACATCCTCAACTTCACCGCCACCCGTCCGCCGTTTGAGACGTATCGGTCTGGGCAACGCATGATCGATTTCGAACGAGTCGTCAGCTCCGATGTCCGCGAATTCAGCAATCGGTTGACGCGTTTTGTCGCTCAGTTGCCATCGAAATAA
- a CDS encoding Gfo/Idh/MocA family protein produces MPSDSKPSQPQTANAKRIAADSESQCSAASSGDSDSGQRSSVLNQRASRRCFIQSGGIMLAGGSVLTPGLDAAEGVHASGSDVLKIGLIGCGSRGTQAVIQALQADPATQLVAMADVYESQLHSSFRAINGRHADRVQVEGQRFVGLDAWRQVINSDADVVYLMTPPGFRPLQFEKAVDAGKHVFMEKPVATDAPGVRRVLRAGEAAKQKGLAIAVGLQRHHDARYRETIDRLQDGAIGDLIYARAYWNGSGAKTNSRRNVTTELDHQLRHWRHFDWIGGDPIVEQHVHNLDVINWLFGQHPITAQGQGGRDPQANPNLGNSFDHHMIEFAYAGDKRLLSQCRRARGCWNNIGEHVHGTNGSCDLAAGTIRDFDGSVIWKSDAATSKDRGSQQMQTDFFSALRSGTLPNEVEYAANSTMTAIMGRMASHSGKLVRWNDALNSQQSLADVEALQSLRCPAPVLPLADGTYETATPGQTKVV; encoded by the coding sequence ATGCCGTCCGACTCGAAGCCTTCTCAGCCTCAGACCGCAAACGCGAAACGCATTGCTGCCGATTCCGAATCGCAATGCAGTGCTGCGTCCTCCGGCGACAGCGACTCGGGTCAGCGTTCCAGCGTCTTGAATCAACGGGCGAGCCGCCGATGCTTCATCCAAAGTGGCGGCATCATGCTCGCCGGGGGCAGCGTGCTGACGCCCGGATTGGATGCGGCGGAAGGCGTCCACGCCAGCGGCAGCGACGTGCTCAAAATTGGCTTGATTGGCTGCGGCAGTCGTGGAACCCAGGCGGTCATTCAAGCCTTGCAAGCGGATCCGGCCACACAACTGGTCGCGATGGCAGACGTTTACGAAAGCCAACTGCATTCGAGCTTTCGCGCGATCAACGGGCGTCATGCCGATCGGGTCCAAGTCGAAGGACAGCGATTCGTGGGATTGGATGCTTGGCGTCAGGTGATCAACAGCGACGCCGATGTCGTGTACCTCATGACGCCGCCAGGCTTTCGTCCTTTGCAGTTCGAGAAGGCCGTCGACGCGGGCAAACATGTTTTCATGGAAAAGCCCGTGGCAACGGACGCGCCCGGAGTGCGACGCGTGCTTCGCGCGGGCGAGGCTGCAAAGCAGAAAGGTCTGGCGATCGCGGTCGGTTTGCAACGTCACCATGATGCTCGCTACCGCGAAACGATCGATCGATTGCAAGATGGTGCGATTGGCGATTTGATTTACGCACGTGCGTACTGGAATGGCTCCGGAGCCAAGACCAACAGCCGACGAAACGTCACGACCGAATTGGACCATCAGCTTCGGCATTGGCGGCACTTCGACTGGATCGGCGGCGATCCGATCGTGGAGCAACATGTCCACAACTTGGACGTCATCAACTGGTTGTTCGGTCAGCATCCGATCACGGCTCAGGGGCAAGGCGGTCGCGATCCGCAAGCCAATCCGAACCTGGGCAATTCGTTCGATCACCACATGATCGAGTTTGCTTACGCCGGTGACAAACGTCTGCTCAGCCAATGCCGGCGGGCTCGTGGATGCTGGAACAACATTGGCGAACACGTCCATGGAACCAACGGTTCATGTGACCTGGCGGCGGGCACGATTCGCGATTTCGACGGAAGCGTCATCTGGAAGAGCGATGCCGCTACGAGCAAGGACCGCGGAAGCCAACAAATGCAGACCGATTTTTTCTCGGCACTACGAAGTGGGACGCTGCCCAATGAAGTCGAATACGCCGCAAACAGCACGATGACCGCGATCATGGGACGAATGGCCAGCCACTCAGGCAAGCTCGTTCGGTGGAACGACGCATTGAACAGTCAACAAAGTTTGGCCGACGTGGAGGCTTTGCAATCGCTGCGTTGCCCGGCACCCGTGTTGCCGTTGGCCGATGGCACTTACGAAACGGCGACGCCGGGCCAAACCAAAGTTGTCTGA
- a CDS encoding peptidylprolyl isomerase: protein MLFSVLIRPSFQPIVFLAPRMLVPSTLKTTIRRRYHFTAPLRALLLLGGVSWAVLATGLNSPVLAQPPGVGAPSEQGPGPSAANSKADVDGGRVKDDQAMIEKTKAEMPEEIRKEAEAAYEKFQATHEELTTEMLELRKLHIRFNNDIDRSPQASKAFRAQQHKVWDVMQKQMKNAVEVFRLLPSPEAASYMVTMVQHNFDHDIYDLPTYEAAARLIDIGQNYRYLFLTAARAGVATGNFETSRKVYDALESDELEKVDLANQHFIDELEKQFNEEKERMEKIDRDALPQVLIKTTRGDVLIELYPGEAPSTVAHFIKLVKQGFYDGLDFSQVVSNMLALSGDPNGDGRGNSGQFLMDEHDNENAHCALRGSLVMAKIPMGEGRFIENSASSQFAIFFLPVAGAKEQQTIFGRVIEGMDRISLLRRRDPSKSDEKKIQLPPDAIISAEVVREGPELPEPKYVDVAAELKKAQEAGLIKLKTPAE from the coding sequence ATGCTTTTCTCGGTTCTCATTCGCCCCTCGTTCCAGCCGATCGTCTTCTTGGCCCCACGCATGCTTGTTCCTTCGACATTGAAAACGACCATCCGCCGCCGGTATCACTTTACCGCACCTTTGCGAGCCTTGTTGCTGCTCGGCGGCGTGAGTTGGGCGGTCTTGGCGACAGGCCTGAATTCGCCCGTTTTGGCGCAACCACCTGGAGTCGGCGCCCCCAGCGAACAAGGGCCTGGGCCATCCGCAGCCAACTCGAAGGCTGATGTCGACGGCGGCCGAGTGAAGGACGATCAAGCGATGATCGAAAAAACGAAGGCAGAGATGCCCGAGGAGATTCGCAAAGAAGCCGAAGCTGCCTACGAGAAGTTCCAAGCGACCCACGAGGAGCTGACCACTGAAATGCTGGAACTTCGAAAGCTCCACATTCGGTTCAACAACGACATCGACCGCAGTCCCCAAGCGTCCAAAGCGTTCCGTGCTCAGCAGCACAAAGTCTGGGACGTGATGCAAAAGCAAATGAAGAACGCAGTCGAGGTGTTTCGATTGCTTCCCAGTCCCGAGGCGGCGAGCTACATGGTCACCATGGTGCAGCACAATTTCGACCATGACATCTACGATTTGCCGACCTACGAAGCCGCCGCTCGTTTGATCGACATCGGACAAAACTATCGCTACTTGTTTCTGACGGCGGCGCGTGCCGGCGTGGCGACCGGGAACTTCGAAACTTCGAGGAAGGTTTACGACGCGTTGGAATCCGACGAGCTGGAAAAGGTCGATTTGGCCAACCAGCACTTCATTGATGAGCTTGAAAAACAGTTCAACGAAGAAAAGGAGCGGATGGAAAAAATTGACCGAGATGCGTTGCCTCAGGTGTTGATCAAGACGACTCGCGGCGACGTGCTGATCGAGCTCTATCCCGGCGAGGCCCCCTCGACGGTCGCCCACTTCATCAAGTTGGTCAAACAAGGCTTCTACGACGGCCTGGACTTCTCGCAAGTCGTCTCCAACATGCTTGCCTTGTCAGGTGATCCCAACGGCGACGGACGAGGCAACAGCGGCCAATTTCTGATGGACGAACACGACAACGAGAACGCTCACTGCGCACTGCGGGGTTCGCTTGTCATGGCAAAAATCCCCATGGGAGAAGGACGTTTCATCGAGAATTCCGCCAGCTCCCAATTCGCGATTTTCTTCTTGCCTGTCGCCGGGGCGAAAGAGCAGCAGACGATCTTTGGCCGTGTGATCGAAGGCATGGATCGAATCAGCCTGCTGCGTCGTCGCGACCCATCCAAGTCGGACGAGAAGAAAATTCAGCTTCCACCAGACGCGATCATCTCTGCGGAGGTTGTTCGTGAAGGGCCGGAGTTGCCGGAACCAAAGTACGTGGATGTCGCGGCCGAGCTGAAAAAGGCCCAAGAAGCCGGTTTGATCAAGCTGAAAACGCCAGCGGAGTGA